Below is a window of Impatiens glandulifera chromosome 2, dImpGla2.1, whole genome shotgun sequence DNA.
TATAGGAAAACTTAAACGATGTGATTTACCCATCACACAATGCTCACATAATTccatattttttatctttacaTCTCTTAAAAAACCTTGTTTATTTAGTTCCAACAAACTATTAAGGCTCATGTGTCCCAATCGATTGTGTCACTATATCGTTTTGTTTGAGGCTTGAGGTGTCACATCTACTTCTTCGTCGATAACCTCCCTATCAAGAACATACTGTCCATTTTGAAGACTCCCTTGAATGACAGTACGATCTGCTTTTTAAACACTCAGACTCCCCTCCTTCAGCTTTACTTCATAACTTGTCGAATCAAGCACACCAAGAGATATCAAATTTCTATTGAGCTCAGGAATATGTCTCACATCTGTCAGCACCATAAACTTCCTATCATACATCTTAAGCTTTATTGAACCAACATCGATGATATCACAAGACTCGTTGTTTCCCATCAAGACCTTATTATCCTttcattaaaatcaaacaaccaATCTCGCCTTTGTGTAATGTGAAAAGTGCACCCTAAATCAAGAATCCACTGAGATTTAGTGTCGATGCACTATCATACGCATGACCTGCATTTGTTGTGTTGGCGTAGTTCTGACCATGAGACTTTCCTGAATTGTAATTCTTCATTTTATTCTTACGCTTGAGACAATCCTTCCGCAAGTGTCCTTTCTTCTTACAATACCAGCAATCCATTTCTTGGACTCTATGAGACTTCGCTGAAGAGTTTTTGGCTGATGAACTATTTGTCATATGATGATTCTTGAGTTTATTGTTCATTGAATGAGGCTTTGAGTCAGATTTACCTTGAACATTCAATCCCTCACCGAAGTTCTTTGCGCTCTTGGATTTCAAGTTTAATTCTTTCGAAAACACAACCGAGAGAATTCTTCTAGAGACAAAGTTTCTTTGTCACACTTCAATGTGTCTTTTAGATTATCATATGTTTGAGCAGTGAGTTTAAAAAGAATATGGCTTGGTCTTAATTACTTACAGACACTTCAAGAATCTCAAGATCCGAGACAAGCTTGGTAACTCATCGAGATTCTCCTTGATCGATTTGTTCTCTTCCATTTTAAAACTGTAGAATTGTTGATTTAGATTAATCATATTTGGAAGTCACTTAATAAGGAACAGTTGTTTGAGCTTGAGCCACATCGACGTTGTTGTCTCCTTTTTAATCACCTTTCTCATAATCTGGTCACCAAGACTCAAAATAATAGTATTGCGCGATTTTTTCTGCCTTTCCTTTCGCCCTAGATCGATCTTCTTTTTCACGTTTAGCTTTCTCGGCGTTGTTTTTTGCCTCTGTCTCCGCTGAGACCATATCTTTCTTCAACTCTTGAGTGAGAGCATCGGTCAAGCCAAGATTACCCAAATGGGCCAGCATCTTCATTCTCCATAGTGGAAATCATTTTTTCCATCGAACTTTTCTAAGTCCAATTTGTAACTCGCCATGATCTTTGACTTTCTTGATCATAATCCTTCAATGCGTTCAAACCAACTCTTCAAAATCTTGATTCTCCTGTGATTGTACAACCACAAATCAGACACGAAAAAAATatctctgataccaatttgtgtGGAAAATTAATCATATAGAAAGAAAGAACATAGTGATTTTTATACTAGGTTCGGCTTCAGATTGATGCCTACGTGCTAGTCCGAGAGAAAGACTCTCGAGTTTGAATACACTATAATGAACAAATAAGATTATAGACTTCTTCAGTTTGAAAGATCACTTCAAGAAACCTTTTTACTCTCTCTCTTACCACACTTCATTACAATCACTCTTAAACTATTTATACAACAAAAATATAGATTCAAGACACTTCATTTGTTATAGTATTCTTAAGTCCCTTTCCTTTTCAATGTTTTATGCAGTAGAGAGCAATGCTGCAGGGTCATTACTGAGTATAACCGCAGAATTGCTGCGCCCCGCGGGCGAGCTATTTGATGGTGATGTTTGTCAAATATTTGAATCAAACTTGTGGAATTTGACTCTAAATGGGAATGAATGCAAGTGTCATGCAATCAAGAAATGTTGATTTACATTGTGATTGTGGTTATTTCTGTAGGAAGCCATCTTAAGAGAGCTTCAGAGACTCTATGATGAGCTTGTTGAGAATGAAAGTGTCTGTCGATTAGATAAATTTGTTGCTACAGAGAAAACTAGCAGGTcattatttcatctaaaatgtAGAATTATCTGTCGTGAAATATAATGTGGTTTTGCGAATTGAATTTTGGTCTTGTTTATTCTTTTAGGAGTAAGTGGTTATGGTCACGACTTACGCAACAGTCGTCGAGTTCACCTGTAAAGGGGTTTTATCTATATGGTGGAGTGGGTACTGGCAAGACTATGCTAATGGACTTATTTTATGAACAACTGTAAGATGTTTGTTTATTACtaatctatttttattgatatactTCATTAAGACTTTGGGCTGGAATTGAGTAGACTTTGTTTTGAATATCAAATTTCTCACATTCTAATTGCAGGCCAAGCAACTGGAGGGAAAAAGGGGATTCATTTTCATGACTTCATGTTGGGCGTTCATAGTCATTTACAAGTAAGTATCCTGTTTTTATATAGAGTTGTTTCTTGATTGGATCCTGATTCAGATGATATACACTGTAGCTGAAATTCTGTAAATCTTTTTCACTATTATTACAAAGTTTTTCCTACTCGCAAAGAAAAAGAGAGTATTTTCTTAATTGTGTCtcaaaaattgttaatttaaactatttgtGATTTCAGAAGCACAAGGGTGTTGCCAATCCCCTTGAAGTTGTTGCAGGCGAGATATCTGATGAATCAATCCTTCTTTGCCATGACGAATTTATGATAAGTTATTGATAACATCGTCTTGTTCTTACAACTAGTTATTTCTTTTCACTATGTTTGATGTTTGTTTCAAATGGTGATATACTAAATAGGTGAATGATGTTGCGGATGTAAAGTGATTTGAATTTCCAGCAATTCCAAACtgcaatttgtttttttaaatgtctttACTTGTTAACCTTTTGATTGAGCTTTTTTTTATGTTCAGAGTGCTATCTCACCCTATGTTTGGATGATGTTCCGATTTTTGGTCTACAAAATAAAACTGTAGCATATCGTTTCGTCACTCTAATTGACTTCAgtcttttgttttcaaattgtTCGGCTGGCTGCCAGCCTATAAtatcattacaattataaatttCCCGTTTTTTTCATGTAGGTGATGTATGAGAATAAAGCTAGACTGGTGTGAAGTGCTGAAGCGTGTCCTATTGAACTCTTTAAGAAAGTTATATCGATTTCTGAAGCTCAAGAAAAGGCTCCAAAAAATTCTTCTAGGTCAATGAAAAACGACGACGTAGATATTTGTGTTGACAATGAGCTAGGGTTTGCGAAAGACCTAACCATTTGCAGgtgaatcattttttttattagagacATCAGACATGTATGTTCAATTATTAATGTATTTGCAAAAGACTAATGTGTGTGCTCCATTTATCTAGGTCGACAGAAATGTATAGCCATGAATACCTGGAACAACATGCTGCCAATTTATTACAAGCATAAGAGTCATATTGGTGTCAATTGTTGTAGTAtgtttttaagtaaattatccATCCTAATAAGATTGAGCACCAACCTTACAGTTTTTGTCTAATTACAAATGACAATGAACTTTGTTGAGATTGCTGAGAGTTTACAACACTAATAGTGCTTTGCACATCAAATCGATTTGTAGGGcgaaatatttattagattaattcaaaaataaaatcaatttaatctgAAATACTAATTTGtattaactattttgatttggattatcgaaattacattaatttctatataagtaAGTATAACATGTAATTATGtaagttatataatatgtatgtaaagtaaataaataaattattattattatgtttatgtaTAAGTCTTAAATATAGAgactttgaaaaaataaatatgagagaATTTGAAAAGAAACTTTTGATGTCATTATTAAAACTAACATTTATCTCGTGTTAtgaaaaaccgtgaaaaaaatattacggtaaatattttatgggcgggtcaactcacaatccgactcaagtatcattttactctcacatatatccaaattaaccacagctctcgacccaacagttcggacactttaaaaattaagtatcattatatatataatgataaatcttattttaattaatttaagtaattcAGAACTAACggtatattattcaattttgtttatattatcaGATATTGTATttgaaacaatttattttaagtaataataataatattttttaaaattgaaaaatggtaTTTTTGTCCTGCTTTCAATTTTCGCAACAAATCTCTTATTCTTTCTTTTAATAGAATCTTCCATTTATTTCTTTGACAGAATCCTCCCTCGATACAATAGCATTTCGATCTTCTTTATATAGTTGTTTTCTCGCCTCCCTCGTGATCCTTGCGCCTTCGTCCTCATCTGGTTTGGTCCAAAGGTCAGAGACTGTAGCTTTCCATTTAGGGTATCTGTCGATGGCGTtaaggagagagaaagagagagaatccTGGCGAAGAAGAGGAAAGATCGCGAGGTTCGCGTGCCCGGCATGTATCTGGACATTTTTGGAGAAGAAGAAACGGGGTCTGGATGCCCTAAACCATTTCAACCCGATAATCTcttaaccaaaaataatttaaatttaaaataataaatttatttataattataaattattaaaatattaaataccaaataaaaataatattcaatcacaataattttaaaatattaaatatttaaacaaataaatatcatataacaataatttttcaaaaattaataaaaacttttaatgattacaatgaaaaagaaaaaaaatagtcaagGCAGGTAAATATGATCgcatataaaagtatatatattaaataaacttttaatgattaataaaaataatcattacatgtatatatattaaatagtgaaaagaaaattaatgattacatgtatatattaatggttttaaacaactataattaaaataataataattgtattttttagaCTGGATTAGTCAAGACAGGTAAATATCATTACatataaaaattacatataaaacTGGTCAAACATATTTATGTCAAAATTAAGCTTTGttctttttttaactttttaaaaaattagttcaaaattaattttacaatcAATTACTCCACAACAAtcaaatcactcattttattaaccaaaatattaaaatatcatttattttaaattattactttttattttattcatatatatatcaatacattttaagtctttttaccaaaaataatcattattttttcaaaatcatctccaatcattacttttttgTCTCTctatgttttttcaaaaaccccaatccgaatTAGGCACAATGTGAAAAATCACACAAATCAATACTATTACCCgcaaaaatgttttaaattaaaatccttactttcattttttaaagtCAACCATGGATGaatgaagtaaaaaaaatttagataaaaataaaaacttgaaaactcaaatattaaatcaacttgattttttttatcttatatttatcttaaaaaaagttatgttacaaatttgttttaaaaattaagaaataaataaatttaaaataataaaacaataatttacattttttttctctagaaAGTAGGAACAGTGTAAtcataataagaaaaataattgtttgtatTGAAATCCAATGCGAGggagaatgtcaattttaaacCGTCACAAATTTGTACCACGCTCAAACCGTTCCAATTTCATCCCGGTTATGCTCcgaatactaaaaaaataattaaatatataaacagcGACGGCGCCGCGACTTCAAACAGCAACCGAGTCCAagatgatatatgtatgttgtAAAGAGTGATTAATTGTCTATATACATCATAACATACATATGAAGAAGAATATCAATATTATTGAATCTTGTTCCgtgaaattataatttggaaATGTGATGACCATGTGATCTGATTTATACATTAGAATTTGTATATATCATCATTTAGATTTAAGGGGAAAAAAGATGAGAAAaactatcaaaatattattattatctaagtGGTGAATTACTGGAGTGGTCACAAACCTCATGAAGCAACAATTAAAGAACGTGAAGAAGAAGATCCAACACCCAAAGTGACAGGCAAAGACTCCGACCTCCTGTGGTTATCATGGTTTTTTCTGTTGCCGTTTCCATTCACATTTATCGCAACTTGCCCTTTACCATTACCATTCTGAAGTGACGAAACTCTAGACATCGATATCATCCCAACCCCGTCTGTTTGGGTAAAATGTTCTTCATACTCCACATCTTCATTGTATCCTTTTATCAGGAAATCTGAGCAATTCTTCTTTATTCCATGATCATAAGGGTTTCTAAAACGCCCTCCCGGTCCCCTTAGGTACCCATATCGCATTGAATTCACCAACTCATTTGTCGTAATGTTACGCGATATCTACCAAACCCGCAGCAAAAAGAGATAATTCAAGATCAAGTTTATAATAGTACTGTCATATAATGGACATTATTGTTACATTTAATACATACACAAACCTGAGAAGCTTGCATCACAGTTAAAACCGATACACAAGAAAAGAGGGCAAAATCCGCTAAGAGGAAACTGATGGCACCCATGTGTTGAGTGCCAGCATGGTTCAGCCAATCTCCAAGATCAGGCGGAGCCATTGGATCGCTTAAAATCCCTATATtatgagaagaaaaaataaagaaatcttGCAAAAATATTCCCAGCCGAttagaaataaacaaatctTACTTGTAATAGTGGCAGCACCCGTCATCAACATAGCGAAAACCTCCAAGACGAGAAATAGGAAGAAATCCCATTTGTTTTTCTGCATGGGAAATGTCAATAAAACAGACCTCATTAGAAATCAGAAGGTGTAACacaaaattgatatttaaaaacaaaatcaaaagtcCATGCACCTTTCCTACGCAGTTGGATACCCATGGGCAATGATGGTCAAATTGCTCTACACAACGATCACACGTCGAACAATGCTTCGCACGAAGAGGCCTTACAATCtacttcaaaataaaaatattaaagaactACCCAAATGAAAAATATAGTGTAAAAGATGAATCCCACCTTGCATGTTGCACAAAGCTGAGACCAGTTTCCAGCTAGCAATGACGGGTTATTAATCTCGATCTTCAAAAAGGGCTCCTGCAAAGAATATGCATTTTCAATATACAAATCTCGACATTCCCTTCAATGTGGAAGAAGGTAAAAGAAGAGCTTACATCGTCCTTTACACTTTCTTCACTAGCACTCTTTCTGACATACCCTGGATCTTTGCTGCAGACATCAAAGAACAAGATAAAATTTGTATGAAAATGATTCAAGCGAGATTAGACAATACCTGCTGCATCTATAGAACCAAAAAGACCCACTGGTCGCTAAGAAAACACCAGACCATGCAAAGAGAGCAAAGCCTGTTCCCAGATTTGGCAGATCTGAAGCTTTGGACCAAAAGAAAGAacaattaatccaaataaagcTGTGATGATTGTCCAAACATAGATAGATGATCATGATGAACCTACCCAATACAACAGAATTAGTATAAGTAACAGTTAATGCAAACATAATACACCAAAGAAGTGGCGCAAGGCCTAATTTCACTAGTCGACCAAAACTGCTGTTTGGATCCCAGCGCTTTTCAAGCAACTTCCTCACATTTCCCTGCAAATTCACAgttgcaataataataataatacccaAAGAAGAACATTTTTGAATTGATTGTCAATAATTCCACCCAAAcagaaaaacaaagaaaactACCCACAAGAAAAATTGCAACTTGTCTGTGACCCTTATCAGCAGCAAGCTGAGCAGGAGTAAGACCAGTGTTATCAGTAACAGTTAGATCCTCCTTCTTCAAACCCTGACCTAAAACAGTGCAGGAATCTAAGTTCCCTTTGATAGCAGCCCAATGGAGTGGAGTACAACCTAAAATCAATATCAAAACAACCATAAGCCAGACGCCAACTCAAACACCAGATTAATCGATTATTGTTACCTTCTTTGTCTTGCCTTCCTCTAAATGCATCGAGAAATAGCAGAAGACGTATACAATCAGCATAACCCTTGTATGCAGCCCTACAATCCTAAATTTTGTGAAATtaaggaaagaaaaaagaaaaaatggagTCTTTTATCATTGATTCTGTATACTAACCAGTGTAAAGGACTTCTCCCATCGTTATCAGGAATATCAGGATCAGCATTCCATTTTGTAACAACATGATAAAGGAAAGCCGTTTGTCCATACTGAGCTGCAACATGGGTTGCCTTTAAAAACAGGAACATACAATTCCAATTGATTATATGATGACAAGAAAGAAAAGCAAATCGATTTTTATGAAAAAAGGGAAAAAGTAACTAACATGATATCCATACATATCAGCTGCATCTACACGAATTCCCTCTTGAAGCAAAAGCTCTGCCGCCTGAATCGCGCCACGAACTCCAGTCCAATGCAGTGCTGTTTGCCCTGTATGATCCACAGCATTAACATCTCCACCATGCTGCAAAACCCATCTCATGAAACCAATTTTCCTAATTCAAAACAACAACAGAATAGATCATAAATGAGATTCAATTTCAAACCTCAATGATATACTGAGCAGCAACAGTACGATTGTTTAAAGCAGCCCATTGTAAAGCATAGTATCCAAGCCCATCTGCCTCAGAAACAGAGCAACCTTCGGACTCCACCAACCTCTGTAGCTTCTCCATATCGCCATACGCCGCCGCCGTGTAAACATCGTTCTTCAAATTCCCATCCTCCTCTCCTTTCGCAACCTCTTTACCACCAGAGGGTTTATCATCCTTGGATTCAACATCCTCAACGACCTCGATTATCTCCGACGCCATTGAAACGTCGAATAGATTTACATTCAAAGAAGATTTTCACAAAAGGTATAATAAACATACCTAGCAATAGCATGCAATCAATTGATACAAAATATTGCTCTGCCCACAAAAGAAGCTATATGGGTTTTTTCTCGTGAAGAAAATGGGGGAGAAATGGTGGAGAGCCCCGTGACATTGTTGACTGATGTAAGAGATTGGGGGAGAAATTTGTCGGGGCGTCTCCGCATAAACAACAACGAGGAAGAAGATAGAGATATCCAACGAATTTGTGTCTGTAAAATCTAGTATCTTTGTCAGTTTTACCGTCCGACTTTTGCAATCTTGAAATTCTTGGACCGGTAAAGATTCGAtcttttaatgatattttgaacttgatttgagatttttgtatTGTAATTGTTACAAAATTTTCAACTTTTAAtattaccaaaataaataaataaattctcaaATGTGggtaaattcttaatttttaaccTTTGACACGAGGTAGTTGTCACAAATTTTTAcacccaaaaaaattatataaagagtTAGAAGAATTTTAAACTTCACACTAATCAAAtcatgtattattttaatagttttacaGTCGACAAAGTGAATTTATTAGGATTTAATTGAGTTGGATAACCTTAGTTTATGTTGATAAATTAGGAGAAAATAACGCATGTAGTGTTTGAGAATTACATTGTCTATAATTGGGTGGCATTACATTCTCTTATAAAAAGAAGTGGAGATATATGATAAAAAGAAGATTACATATAGGATTGAGTAATAGTAGtgtatcttaataataataataataaaaagccAAGATATGAGATTCAAATAACACAACTTTCTTGTGAAacataactttttaaaaatattatttctttcaaaagtttatttaaacaaacaactaaaatccaaaacataaaaaaaaataataatcataaaaattGAGTTTTGTACCAAATATTCTCATTGTTTTgaatataacaaattattatgATTACCATAATCATGATTTTCACTCATATTTAAAGTGTTCTAAGATGAATCAGACGTGATTGTTATTCTCTCAATAATTACTTTAATCACTTTTTCTCGacgattaatttaaaatatcaaaacaaatcgtttaaaataaacttttactcatatgaaatattttacttttggtcaaaagttatgatatttttcaaaacttttgaTTAATACAACTTGTTtgtaaagtttttttaaaagtgatatatataataaaaaatcatgagAGCATCCTAATACAAAcatcacataaaaaaaaaataataaaaaatacaaaacataaataaaagcAAAAAAAGACTTAGTGAAGTGGACCAACATTTGAAAATGACTTggaaataaaacattaaatttggtCGGTAGAGTGGACCAATATTTGAAAAGcttatttgaaatcaaacagATTTACTAGTGAGTGTGAAAGTTATTTTCGTTGTGAATAGGTAGTTTGCATTGATTATTTCGGACTTCCTCTGGGTTTTTTTTGCATTTGATTTGTTATGTTAACACAAAATTCCTTTTGCCTTAGGAGATGATGACAAGCCCATTATAAGATAATGCAACATATGCATAATATAAAATCACcaagtcatttaaaaaaataaattaagcatGTTTATATAAGGGTTTAAACCTTAAACTAAACTTATAAACAAGATAACTAACTAAGTTAagagatttattatttttttttattaattctatattgtttttaaaaatagtttaaaataattaaaaataaataaaagttgaataGCGCACTCTAACTATACCCCATCCTAATAGTCGAACCTTAATTTAGcgttatataatttatgatatgTGTTTGCATTGAGGTTAATGGTTGTATCGATATGTGTTAAGAATATGCATCGATTTTGTGTGACTTTGTTTAATAACATGTTCAGGttcattatttgtaaaaaaaaaaaaaatcgttattttttaaatttgtgaacaaagatatataatatgttCATTTTCTTGAAGTTGTAATATCATTTCTTAATTTTGTATAGTTGCAAGAGGGAAGCAACTTTTATTCTCAATTTTGATATTCATATCTAAATTGATTTGATCTTTAGTGTTTCTTGTGAGAACTTGTAAAATATGTGTTCACCATATCAAATTTTGTCATGTTATTTCGAATTCCAAAAagttatgtttgaaaaatatgatttttaatgttgagtttaaaatatttctaaattcatctctcaaaattttttgtGAGTATTTACCTTATTCAtacttttgatatttttaaagtCTATTCCTACACATTTAGTTATGTTTTCTCATTTAACATGTTGAATTccttttattttacttttagtATTCTACCAAAATTACAAATTggtcaattaaatttataatttttttggtaatcaaaattaaaaatttgaagatatttagataattttgtaaattttctataaaaataaattaattagaacttttttatgtttaaattagaagttttgtttttaattctCTCATACTCTTGATTTTTGTCTAAACACTTGTAGAACAATATCTTTCTTGGATCTATCTCATTCAATTAGGAATTCCCATGTAAATCTCGCATATGGACTTGGATGAATCGAAAGGTAAAAAATCAAAGCATTGAAAGGTAAACATAAAGACTTAGatgaattgaaatataaaaaatcaaatcattaaaAAGTAAACATAACAATTAGTTTCTTATAACACTAGTTGTTACCTTCATTTTTCAGCTGAATACACTAATGAATTAAGACATAAAAATCAAAGCATTAAGAGGTAAacataacaattaatatttttacccAAATTTGTTGTAATTTACCTTGAACGGTTTATCGAACAAAATTAAGAGCtaaaaatcaaaatgttaaaaataaacctaacaaTTATTTCTCTTAGCAAAATATTTTGTCGTTTATGaggtaaaatattaaaaacattgattgataaatattacaattagttctcttcaattttttttttaccttaatGTCTTTACTGTAACCAATTGTATTCAATTTAGctcaaactaataaaaaaaaaaaattacttttttaaactctttcaaatattcaaaatgagtcaataaattttataaatcattattattattaactaaaaaaaattgtattttgacattttattcaaataactaaaaaaaaaattaattttttttttacatcaaATCAAAACCCTGgtaaaataagaaacaaaaagTGTAGGCAAAACAAAACCCTAAGGCTTTCCAATAAAAAAGGCTCTTCTTGTCACTCTGTTCTGCCCGTGCCCCAAAACCCAACCCTAACTGTACAcatttctcttttctctctctataatttGATAACACGCCCTTGGAGAGTGACTGGCAGCAATGGAGGTCGATGGGTTTCGTTCTAACTTGGCAGTTTCGGTCTGCTCGGTCGTGGCCGGAGAGACTCTATTGTCTGCACAGAGGTTCTTTGCTTACCTCTACCTTACGCTGGTAAATACTTTTCCTCCTTCTCTTTCGTTTCTTCGAAGATGAAGCTAGAATCTTTCGTCTGTTAGCAGTGATTGTGATTGATTTTGAACTGTTGAATGTTGCTCTGCTTTCTGGGTTTTAGTTCTAGGGTTTTCTTGCGAAAAACGAAACAGGGTCTTCACACTGCTCAATTTTGGGCTTTAGTTCGTAGATATCTTGTTTTCGCAGTTCAACTGAGGGGGGTTTTGTTTATTAGAACTTGTGATCTTACTCGATAATAGTGTTGCCTAGTTCTAGGGCTTTTAGAATGGAAGAGAAAGAGGCCTCTTTGTATTTGAGACTGATTCTGAAGGATTGATTCCCTTTAAAGCTGATATCTTGAATTCTAAGCTTTTTGttgtttcatttttctttcaCAGACTGCAATAGCTCTAAACAATTTGAATGGGTTTCCAGAATTTACTGGGACAGATGAGAGGTAATGAGTTTTTTCAATTGATACAAGCTGTATGTATATTTTACTGCCTTACCATATGTTTAAAAGTCAATTATTGCAGGTTTCCCCTAGCTGAACTTAATAAAAGGCAACAACCCTGCCTTGAAAACAAAGATGCCAGTGATTCCGAAAATGATGATGGagaggatgatgatgaagatgatgataaggatgatgaagatgatgatgcgGGGGATGAAGATTTCTCGGGTGAAGAAGGTGCAgatgacgacgatgatgatGAAGCCGATCCCAATGAGGAACCCAAGTCTAATGGCAAGAAAGGTGGTAGTGATGATgaggaagatgatgaagaagaagatgacgatgaagacgatgatgaggacgatgatgatgatgatgaggatgaagacgatgatgaagaagatgaagaccAACCACCTCCTAAGAAGAGGAAGTAGTTTAAGAAATGAGCTTTAGGTTGTTTTATCTTTATGGATTCTTTTTAAGGTTGTTCTGGATCTCTGTTAATTTGTGACTTGTGCTGTATGTGGAGTTTGTATTTGACTAGCCAATTGGGGATATTTCTGTAGCGTTTCTAAACTTGAAAACATTTTCAACTCAATTGTTTCTTGACTAAA
It encodes the following:
- the LOC124925377 gene encoding protein S-acyltransferase 24-like isoform X3 is translated as MASEIIEVVEDVESKDDKPSGGKEVAKGEEDGNLKNDVYTAAAYGDMEKLQRLVESEGCSVSEADGLGYYALQWAALNNRTVAAQYIIEHGGDVNAVDHTGQTALHWTGVRGAIQAAELLLQEGIRVDAADMYGYHATHVAAQYGQTAFLYHVVTKWNADPDIPDNDGRSPLHWAAYKGYADCIRLLLFLDAFRGRQDKEGCTPLHWAAIKGNLDSCTVLGQGLKKEDLTVTDNTGLTPAQLAADKGHRQVAIFLGNVRKLLEKRWDPNSSFGRLVKLGLAPLLWCIMFALTVTYTNSVVLASDLPNLGTGFALFAWSGVFLATSGSFWFYRCSSKDPGYVRKSASEESVKDDEPFLKIEINNPSLLAGNWSQLCATCKIVRPLRAKHCSTCDRCVEQFDHHCPWVSNCVGKKNKWDFFLFLVLEVFAMLMTGAATITRILSDPMAPPDLGDWLNHAGTQHMGAISFLLADFALFSCVSVLTVMQASQVCISRNITTNELVNSMRYGYLRGPGGRFRNPYDHGIKKNCSDFLIKGYNEDVEYEEHFTQTDGVGMISMSRVSSLQNGNGKGQVAINVNGNGNRKNHDNHRRSESLPVTLGVGSSSSRSLIVAS
- the LOC124925377 gene encoding protein S-acyltransferase 24-like isoform X2; this encodes MASEIIEVVEDVESKDDKPSGGKEVAKGEEDGNLKNDVYTAAAYGDMEKLQRLVESEGCSVSEADGLGYYALQWAALNNRTVAAQYIIEHGGDVNAVDHTGQTALHWTGVRGAIQAAELLLQEGIRVDAADMYGYHATHVAAQYGQTAFLYHVVTKWNADPDIPDNDGRSPLHWAAYKGYADCIRLLLFLDAFRGRQDKEGCTPLHWAAIKGNLDSCTVLGQGLKKEDLTVTDNTGLTPAQLAADKGHRQVAIFLGNVRKLLEKRWDPNSSFGRLVKLGLAPLLWCIMFALTVTYTNSVVLGRFIMIIYLCLDNHHSFIWINCSFFWSKASDLPNLGTGFALFAWSGVFLATSGSFWFYRCSSKDPGYVRKSASEESVKDDEPFLKIEINNPSLLAGNWSQLCATCKIVRPLRAKHCSTCDRCVEQFDHHCPWVSNCVGKKNKWDFFLFLVLEVFAMLMTGAATITRILSDPMAPPDLGDWLNHAGTQHMGAISFLLADFALFSCVSVLTVMQASQISRNITTNELVNSMRYGYLRGPGGRFRNPYDHGIKKNCSDFLIKGYNEDVEYEEHFTQTDGVGMISMSRVSSLQNGNGKGQVAINVNGNGNRKNHDNHRRSESLPVTLGVGSSSSRSLIVAS